The following is a genomic window from Micromonospora cathayae.
GAGGAGGTCGACAGTCCGGTCTGGCGGCAGGAGCGGCACACCGGGTGGTCCCGGGGGATCGAGTCGGCCCAGCAGCAGGTGTGGTGCGCCACGCTGGGTGGCGAGGTGGTCGGTGCGGCCGCGATGGGTCTGCCGCACGCACCGGAGGTCGACGACGGGGCGACCGGGCAGCTCTTCCAGATCCACGTGCTGCCCGACCGCTGGGGGCACGGGGTCGGCGGGCTGCTGCACGGGGTGTTCCTCCGCTACCTGGCCGAGGTGTCCCGCCCGACCGGGTTCCTGGAGGTGTGGGAACGCAACGAGCGGGCGCGGTCGTTCTACGCCCGGCACGGTTGGCGACCGGACGGGACGTCCCGGCCCGGTCCGGCCGGCTCCCGCTACCTGAACCTGCGGCTGGCGGTGTCGGCCGGAACCTGATCGGTGGGGTTCTCCTCGTCCGGCCCGGTGCACCGCAGGCCGTGGTGAGCGGTGGCGCATCATCCGTGCCGGGGTGGGGTACTGCTGGCCCAGCGCTGACGCCGGGGAGGGCACCGTGACGCGTGGTTCGGCAGGTTGGCTCGGTGGGTTGCTGGCGGCCCTGGTGGCGGTGGGGGCGTGTGCGGTCGGGCCGGTCACCGAGGGTGGAGAAGGCGGCCCGCAGGAGCCCGGTCCGGGGGTGACCGAGGGGGACGGCGCCACCCGGGCGGACACCCCGACGAACGTCGAGGACTTCAAGCGGGACATCACCAGCGCGGTCCGGTCCGCCGAGACGTACTGGTCGGCGCAGTTCGAGGCGTCGGGGCAGCGGTTCCAGCCGGTCCGGCGGATCATCGCGTACACCCGGGAGGGGGAGGTGTCCTGCGGCGGGCAGGGGTTGCCGCGCAACAACGCCGTGTACTGCTCGGCGGGGGACTTCATCGCCTACGACGTGAACTGGGCGGTGGCGGCGTTCCGGCAGATCGGTGACGCGTTCCTGTACTACCTGCTCGGTCACGAGTACGCGCACGGCGTCCAGATCCGGCTGGGGGTCCGCTACGAGTACACCATCCAGCAGGAGTTGCAGGCGGACTGCATGGCCGGGGCGTACCTGGGCGGGTCGATCCAGGCGGGGGTGCTGGAGTTGGAGGACGGTGACCTGGAGGAGTTCCGGGAGGGGCTGCTCGCGGTCGGTGACGATCCGGGGCAGCCGTGGTTCGCCGAGGGCGCGCACGGTACCGCCGAGCAGCGCACCCAGGCGTTCTTCTCCGGGTACGAGAAGACGCTGTCCGCCTGTGACCTGGGCTGACCGGCTGTCACCAGGGGCTGAGGTGGTCTGCGGGGGCCGGTGACCCGGGCTGACCGGCGGTTGACGCAGGTCTCGTCGGTGGGGTCCGCCGTCGGTGGCGGCCGGTGCGGCTGCGAGGATCGCACCCGATCGCCGTACCCGGGGAGGAACCGCTGAGCAGCTCGCATCCCGCCGCCGTGCTCTTCGACATGGACGGCACGCTGGTCGACAGTGAGAAACTGTGGGACGTCGCCCTGTACGAGTTGGCCGCCGAGTACGGTGGCGCGCTCTCGGATGCGGCCCGGCGGGCCATGGTGGGCACGAGCATGGCGGTGTCCATGCTGATCCTGCACGAGGACCTGGCCCAGCCGTGGCGGGATCCGGCGGCCAGCGCCGCCTGGATCGACGCCCGGATCGTGGAGCTGTTCCGTACCGGTCTGCGGTGGCGGCCCGGCGCGTTGGCCCTGCTGGATGCGGTCCGGGTGGCCGGCGTGCCGACCGCTCTGGTGACCTCCAGTGGCCGGCGGCTGGTGGAGGTGGCCCTGGATACGTTGGGTCGGCACAACTTCGACGCGGTGGTGTGTGGCGACGAGGTGGAGTCGGCGAAGCCGCACCCGGAGCCGTACCTGACCGCGGCCCGGCTGCTCGGCGTGCCGATCGGGCGGTGTGTGGCGATCGAGGACTCGCCGGCCGGGGTGGCCAGCGCGGTGGCCGCCGGGGCGGCGGTGCTGGCCGTGCCGGCGGAGGTGCCCCTCGACGCGGTCGACGGCGTGCACCTGCGGGACAGCCTGACCGGGGTGGATCTGGCGGTGTTGGCGGCCCTGCTCACCCCGCCGCCACCCCCGCCCGGGTCCGATCGGTAGGCCTCCCGCCCAGGGCCGGTCCCCCGCCCGGGACCGGGCAGGGGAACCGACCGGGACACCGGTCCGTGGGTCCCCCCGGCCGTGCGACGGCGGAGGGACCCACGGACGGGATCAGTCGTGGGCGATGGCGCCGAGGACGTTGATCCGGGCGGCCCGGATCGCCGGTACGACGGCGGCGACCACCCCGATCAGCGCGGCCAGGCCCAGGAACAGGGCCATCTGCGACCAGGGCAGGACCAGGTCGGTGATGCCCTCGTCCTTGAGGGCCTCGACCACGGCCGCGCCGAGACCGGTGCCGACCACGATGCCGAGCAGCGCGCCGAACACCGAGATCACCACCGCCTCGACGGTGATCATCCGCATGGTCTGGGCGCGGCGCAGTCCGATGGCCCGCAGCAGGCCCAGCTCCCGGGTGCGTTCCAGCACCGACAGGGCGAGGGTGTTGATGATCCCGAGGACGGCGATCACGATGGCCAGCGTCAGCAGGATCTGGATCATGGTGAGGAGCTGGTCGAAGCCGCTGGTCTGCTGTTCGACGTAGGCGGCCCGGTCGACCACCGACACCTCCGGGCTGTCGGCGACCAGCGCGTCCAGTTGGGCCTGCACCCGGGCCTGGTCGGCACCGTCGGCGAGCTGCACCAGCGCCAGGTACGCCTGCGGCACCGTGAAGTCGGTGGCGCTCTCCCGGGGCAGCAGGTACGAGCCGGGCAGCTGGTCCTCCGGCACGATCGCCGACACCGTGTAGGTGTGTTCGGCGCCCCGGGAGTACCGGATGGTGAGGGTGTCCCCGATGGCCTTGCCGCGGTTCTTCGCGAGCGGTTCACTCAGCGCGATCTGGTCGGGTCGCAGCGTGTCGAGGCTGCCGGCGGTGGCCTGCGCGCCGTAGATGCGCTGCACGGCGGCCAGGTCGGAGGCGGCGTTGACGTAGCGTCGTTCCCCGTCGACCTCGGCGAAGTCGTTGAACAGGCCCAGCGCGGCGCTCACCCCGGGCAGCGCGGCGGCCTTGTCCACCACGGCCGGGTCGAAGGTGGGCTGCCGGGGTCCGGTCTGCGCGCCGGAGATCGCCAGTTCCGCGTCGAGGTTGTCCTCGACCTGTCCGGCGATGCTGGACTTGGCCGAGTCGAGGATCACCGTGACGCCGGTGACCAGGGCGATGCCGACCATCAGCGCGGCGGCGGTGATGGCGGTGCGGCGCGGGTTGCGACCCGAGTTGAGCCGGCCCAGCTTGCCCGGCACCGACCAGGCGAACAGCGCGCCCAGCAGGGACACCACCGGCCGGCTGATCAGCGGGGTCAGCAGCGCCACCCCGACGAAGGCGAACAGCACCCCGCCGAGGATGGTGGCGAGGGTCTGCCCGCCGGCGTTGCCGGTGAGCCCGAGCGCCAGCAGCGCCGCCCCGATGGTGGTGACCACCGCGCCGGCCACGGTGACCTTCGTCAACGGCCGGTCGGGGGTGGCGACGTCCTGCATGGCGGCGATCGGGGGGATCCGGGCGGCCCGCAGCGCCGGCAGCAGCGCCGCGACCAGCGTGATCAGCATGCCGACCGCGAAGGCGCTGATCACCGCCGCCGGGGGCACCGCGATGCCGGCCAGCGCCAGGTCACCGCCGAGCTGCCCGAACAGGTACGCCAGCAGCGCGCCCACGCCGACGCCGGCGGCCAGGCCGAGTAGTGAGGCGAGCAGCCCCACCGCGAGGGCCTCCAGCACCACCGAGCCGATGATCTGCCGGCCGCTGGCCCCGATGGCGCGCATCAGCGCCAGTTCCCGGGTCCGCTGCGCCACGATGATGGAGAACGTGTTGAGGATGAGGAAGGTGCCGACGAGCAGCGCCACCCCGGCGAAGCCGAGCAGGATGCGGTTGAAGAAGGACAGCCCCTCCTTCAGTCCGGCGGACGCGTCGTCGGAGAGCTGCCGGCCGGTCTTCACGTCGTACCGGTCGCCGAGGGCGGCGGTGATGTCGTCGCGCAGCGCTTCGGGGCGTACCCCGGCGGCGGCCTCGACGGCGACGCTGCTGACGGTGCCGGGCTTGCCGAGCATCAGCTCCTGCGCGACCGGGGTGGTGAACGCGATGTTCTGCGCGCCGCCGATGCTGTCCCGGTCGCCGCTGAAACCGAAGACCCCGACCACGGTGAACTCGCGTTTCGGCGCGAGGGTCAGCACCCCGACCCGGTCACCGACGGCGACCTTCCCGGCTTCGGCCAGGCCGGCGTTGATGGCGATCTCGTCGGCGGCCTGCGGTCCGCGTCCCTCACGGAGCTGGATCAGGTCGCTCTCGCCGAGCCAGTTCTGACCGAACTGCGGTGCGCCCAGGGTGCCGACGACCTTGCCGTTGCCGCCGATGAGCCGGGCGCCGTCGGCGCTGACCATGCCGGTCGCCTCGGCCACCCCGGGTACGGCGGCGACCTGGTCGACGACGGTGGCCGGGAACGGTACGGCGCTCAGCGGGGTCTCGTTGCCGCCGGCGATGTTCGGTTTGGCGGCGACGTTGACGTCGAGTTCCTCGAACGCGTCGGCGAAGATCGCGTCGAAGGAGCGGCCGAGGGTGTCGGTGAGCACGAAGGAGCCGGAGACGAACATCACCCCGAGCACCACCGCCAGCCCGGAGAGGATGAGCCGGACCTTGCGGGCCAGCAGGCTCTTCAGCGTGGCCCGGAACATCAGCCGGTCACCTCGGTGACCGGGGTGTCCAGCTTCTTCATGGTGTCCAGCACCGTGTCGGCGGTCGGCTCGATCAGCTCGGAGACGATCTGCCCGTCGGCGAGGAAGACCACCCGGTCGGCGTACGCGGCGGCCACCGGGTCGTGGGTGACCATGACGATGGTCTGCCCGTGCTCGCGGACCGAGTTCCGCAGGAACCGCAGCACCTCCGCGCCGGAGCGGGAGTCCAGGTTGCCGGTCGGCTCGTCGGCGAAGATCACGTCCGGGCGGGAGACCAGGGCCCGGGCGCAGGCCACCCGCTGCTGCTGGCCGCCGGAGAGCTGCGCCGGCCGGTGGTCCAGCCGGTCCCGCAGCCCGACCGTGTCGATGACCGTGTCGTACCAGGCCGGGTCGGGTTTGCGGCCGGCGATCGACAGCGGCAGCAGGATGTTCTCCTTCGCGGTCAGCGTCGGCAGCAGGTTGAACTGCTGGAAGATGAAGCCGACCTGGTCACGGCGCAGCTTCGTCAGGCCGGCGTCCTTCAGCCCGGTGACCGTGGTGTCGCCGATCGCCACCGTGCCCCGGGTGACCGAGTCCAGCCCGGCGAGGCAGTGCATCAACGTCGACTTGCCCGACCCGGACGGGCCCATGATCGCGGTGAACCGGCCGCGTTCGAACTCCACACTGACTCCGCGCAGCGCGAGGACCTGTGCCTCGCCGCTGCCGTACACCTTCCACACGTCGCTGGCACGGGCCGCGACCTGCGCCTGACGGTCCACCGCAGTGGTCACCGTTCCCCCTCGAGTAGGTTCCTGTCGCCGCACCGCCCCCGCTGGCCGGTACGGCCTGTTTCTCATCCTCGGTGCCGGGCCGGGGTGATCCGTCCGTCCGTAGGCGGACCGGGAACGGATTTCCCGCTGCGGGTCAGGCCCCGATCCGTACTCAGGGTCACCCCTGAGTACGGTCCGGACGGTGCCGGCCCGGCTGACGCTAGGCTAGGAGCTGACGCCGCGTCAGGGTCCAACGACCGTACCGGAGGGCCTGACCCGCCCGTGACGCTACGTGGTCCCGTCAACCGGATTGGTGGGGACGTCGGTCAGGCCCGGGGACGGACCAGCCCGGTCTCGTAGGCCAGCACCACCGCCTGGACCCGGTCCCGGAGGCCGAGCTTGGTCAACACGTGTCCCACGTGGGTCTTGATGGTGGTCTCGCTGACCGACAACGCCCGGGCGATCTCCGCGTTGGACAGGCCCCGGGCGACCTGGACCAGCACCTCCCGTTCCCGTTCGGTCAGCGACGCCAACGTCTTCGGTGGCGTGTGCGACGGATCGGGCAGCAGGTCGGCGAACCGGTCCAGCAGCCGCCGCAGGATCCGTGGCGCCACCACCGCCTCACCGGCGGCGACCGTGCGGATCGCGGTGACCAGGTCCTCGGCCGGTACGTCCTTGGCGAGGAAGCCGCTGGCCCCGGCCCGCAGCGCCCCCACCACGTACTCGTCCAGGTCGAAGGTGGTGAGGATCAGCACCCGCACCGGCAGCCGCGCGTCGACGATCGCCCGGGTGGCGGCCACCCCGTCCATCCGGGGCATCCGGATGTCCATCAGCACCACGTCGGGCAGCAGCCGCCGGGCCAGGTCCACCGCCTCCGCGCCGTCCCCGGCCTCGGCGACGATGTCCAGGTCGTCCTCCGCGCCGAGCACCATCCGGAAGCCGGTACGCAGCAGCGGCTGGTCGTCGGCGAGCAGCACCCGCACCGGCCGGCTCGTGCCCTCGGTCATTCGGTTCTCCTGCCGTGCCGTGCGCTCGGACCGCCGTCGGCGGCGAGCTGGTCCATCGGTAACGTGGCGCGCACCTGGAAGCCGCCGCCGGGGCGGCGACCGGTGTGCAGGACCCCACCGTAGAGGCCGACCCGTTCGCGCATCCCGACCAGGCCGTGCCCGATCCGGTCGGGTTCCCGACCCGGCCCCCGGCCGGTGTCGGTGACCTCCACCACCAGCCACACCTCGCCGAACAGCAGCCGTACCTGGGCGGTCGCCGGTCCGGCGTGCTTGAGGGCGTTGGTCAGCGCCTCCTGCACGATCCGGTAGACGGTCAACGTCACCCCCTCCTCCAACGGGCCGGGGGTGCCCTCGACGGTGAGCGTCACCGGCAGCCCCGCCTCCCGTACCTGCTCGGTCAGGGCGGCGAGGCCGGCCAGTCCGGGCTGCGGGGTCAGCTCGGCGACCGGCTCGTCGGTGCGCAGCACGTCCAGCAGCCGGCGCATCTCGCGCAGCGTGGCCCGGCTGGTGTCCTCGATGGTGGCGATCGCCTCGTCGGCGGCGTCCGGGTCCCGGCGCAGCACCCGACGGGCGCCGGTGGCGAGCACCCCCATCACGCTGACGTGGTGGGCCACCACGTCGTGCAGTTCCCGGGCGATGCGCCGCCGCTCGTCGGCGACCGCCTGCTCGGCCAGGGACCGCTGGTTGGCCTCGGCGACCCGGGCCCGTTCCCGCAGCGCCTCCGTGGAGGCCCGCCGGGCGTGCACCGCCCGTCCCACCGCGAACACCCCCACCGCGACCAGGACGTTGTTCAGCACCGCGGCGGTCGGGGACACCTCCAGCACGCTCTCCAGCGGGGCCACCACGTTGAGCACCATCACCGGCACCCACAGCACCACCGTCGCGACGATCGCCGGCCGCAGCGAACGGTTCGCCGCCATGGTGTACGTGAGCACCACGAACGTGAGGCTCTGCGTGGTCGGGGCGTACCCGAGCACGGCCGGCAGGATCAGCGTCGCCACCGCCGCGCCGACCGCCACCCAGGGCACGACCCGGCGTACCGCCACCGGGGCGGCGCACAGCACGCTCCAGCCGATCGCCACCGGCAGCTGCCGGGGCCAGAACTCGCGGGGGGTCACCAGGGTGAACGCCACGTCGAGCAGCACCAGCCCGGCCGCCGCGAGGATGTCCACGGCGAGCGGGTGGCGGCGCAGCCAGGGCGGTGCCTCGATCACATCACGACGCTAGCTGCCACCGGGGCGCAGTGATCGTCGCCCACGACGAACCCGGGCTCATCCTCGCGGAGGAGAACCACTCGTCCGTACGGGCCCGGCCGGCCGGCACCCGTCGGCGCCGGGGCCACCCGGTTGGCCTCCGTCGTGGCGGCCTGTGGGGGTCACCGGTCCGCCGTCACTCGTCGGCGCCGGGGGCGGCCGGCCGGGACCGCGCGTCCTGGAGCGGGTCACCGGCCCCCGCCTCCGGGAACGGCGGCGGGGTGCCGCCGAACGTCGGGCAGAGCGCCTGGTGGCTGCACCAGTCACAGAGCCGGCTCGGCCGGGGCCGGAAGTCCCGCTGCTCGGTGGCCTGCTCGATCGCCCGCCACAACGCCACCACGGTCCGCTCGAACCGGGCCAGCTCCTCGGCGTCCGGGGTGTAGTCGCAGACCTCGGCGTCGCGCAGGTAGAGCAGCCGCAGCACCCGCGGCACCACGCCCCGGGTCCGCCACAGCACCAGGGCGTAGAACTTGAGCTGGAACAGGGCGCGCGCCTCGAACGTCTCGCGGGGCGCGCCGCCGGTCTTGTAGTCGACCACCCGCAGCGCCCCGTCCGGAGCCACGTCGAGCCGGTCCAGGTAGCCCCGGATCAGCAGCTCGTCGTCGACCACCGCGGAGATCAGCGCCTCCCGCTCGGCCGGCTCCAGCCGGCGCGGGTCCTCGACGGTGAAGTAGCCCTCCAGCAGCGCGGCGGCGGAGCGGAGGAACTCCGTCCGGGCGGCCGGATCGTCGTCGTCGCCGAACAGCGCGGCCAGCTCCGGCTGCTCGGTGACCAGCCGGTCCCACTGCGGGGCGACAAGGTCACCGGCCGCCGTCGGCGTGCGGCCCGCGGCGGGCAGGTCGAACAGCCGCTCCAGCACGGCGTGCACCAGGGTGCCCCGGGCCTGCTCCATGCTGGGCCGCTCCGGCAGCCGGTCGATGCTGCGGAACCGGTAGAGCAGCGGGCAGGTCTTGAAGTCGGCGGCCCGCGACGGGGACAGCGACGCCCGTACCGTCGGCGGCACCGCCACCGCGGCCGTCTCCTGCTGGGTGGTGGTGGTCACCGGTTGCGCCGTCATGCCCCGAAGGTTAGGCCACCGGTGTGACACCGACAGCGCGCCGCACCGCGGGACCAGCCTGACCGGGCACCGGCCCGAGGTCCGTAGCATCGGGTCGATGGAGCAGCAGCCGCGTCCGCGTCCCCGGCCCGCCCGGCGCACCGCACTGACCGTGGGACGGGTGTTCGGGGTGCCGCTGCACCTGAACACCTCGATGGTGCTGCTCGCCGTGCTGATCACCATCCTGTACGCGGTGTTCGCCCGCCGCCAGCTGGGCCTGCCCCCGCTGGCCGGGTACGTGATCGGCCTCGGTTTCGTGGTGTCCCTGCTCGGCTCGGTGCTGCTGCACGAACTCGGCCACGCGCTGACCGCCCGCCGGTACGGCATCGGGGTGCGGGGGATCACCCTGGAACTGCTCGGCGGGTACACCGAGATGGAACGCGACGCCCCCACCCCCCGCGCCGACCTGGTGATCTCCCTCGCCGGCCCGGCGGTGTCGGCGGTGCTCGGGGCCGCCGCGGTGGCCGCCACCCTCGCCCTGCCCGACCGCACCCTGCTCCACCAGTTGGCCTTCCAACTGGCGGTGAGCAACGTCATCGTGGCGGTCTTCAACCTGCTGCCCGGTCTGCCGCTCGACGGTGGGCGGGCGCTGCGTGCCGCGGTCTGGACCCTCACCCGGGACCGGCACCTGGCCACCGAGATCGCCGGCTGGGTGGGCCGGCTGGTCGCGCTCGGCACCGCGGTCGCGGCGATCCTGCTCACCCTGTACGACGTGCTGGTGCCGCTGGCGTTGCCGCTGATGCTGCTGGTCGCGGTGACCCTGTGGCGGGGGGCCGGGCAGTCCGTCCGGGCCGCCCGGATGAGCCGCCGGTTCCCGCTGGTCGACCTGTCCCGGCTGGCCCGCCCGCTGTTCGGGGTGCCCAGCGGCACCCCGCTGGCCGAGGCGCACCGCCGTCGGGACGCCCACCACCCGCCCGGGGCCGCGCTGGTCGTCGTGGACGCCGCCGGCCGACCGGTCGCCCTGGTCGACCCGGCCCGGGTCGCCGCCGTGCCGCCGGCCCGCCGGCCCTGGCTGGCGGTGGACGAGGTGGCCCGGTCCCTGGCCGGGCTGCCCGCCCTGCCGGTCGGTCTGGACGGGGAACGCGTGGTGGAGGCGGTGCAGACCCACCCGGGCGCACAGTACGTCGTGACGTCAGGCGAAGATGTGGTCGGCGTTCTGCACATCGCGGATCTGGCGCAGCTCCTGGAACCCAAACGGAAGATGAACACGTGACCGCACACCCCACCGCCCTCCCGGCCGAGAACGGCACCCCGCTGCCCGTCGACCCGCCGGCGCTGCCGCCCGTGCACCGTGGGCCGTTCCGCCCCGGCGACCGGGTCCAGCTCACCGATCCCAAGGGGCGGATGCACACGGTCACCCTGGAACCGGGCAAGGCGTTCCACACCCACCGGGGCATCCTCCAGCACGACGCGCTGATCGGCCTGCCCGACGGCAGCGTGGTGACCACCTCCGGCGGCGGCACGGCCTTCCTCGCGCTGCGCCCGCTGCTGTCGGACTACGTGCTGTCGATGCCGCGCGGCGCGCAGGTCATCTATCCGAAGGACTCCGCCCAGATCGTCGCGATGGGCGACATCTTCCCCGGCGCGAAGGTCCTCGAGGCCGGCGCCGGCTCCGGGGCGTTGAGCTGCTCGCTGCTGCGGGCCGTCGGCACCGGCGGCGAACTGCACTCCTACGAGGTCCGCGACGACTTCGCCCAGATCGCCCGGCGCAACGTGGAGGCGTTCTTCACCGGCCCGCACCCCGCCTGGCGGCTGCACGTCGGGGACGTCGCCGACTGCCCGGAGACCGGCTTCGACCGGATCATCCTGGACATGCTGGCCCCCTGGGAGATGCTCGACATGGTCGAGCGGGCGCTGGTGCCCGGCGGGGTCCTCATCGGGTACGTGGCGACCACCCCGCAGCTGTCCGAGCTGGTGGAGGCGCTGCGGGAACGCGGTGGCTGGACCGAGCCGCGCGCCTGGGAGTCGCTGGTGCGGGACTGGCACGCCGAGGGCCTGGCGGTCCGGCCCGACCACCGGATGATCGCGCACACCGCGTTCCTGGTGTCGGCCCGCAAGCTGGCCCCCGGGGTCACCGCGCCGCCGCGGCGACGC
Proteins encoded in this region:
- a CDS encoding site-2 protease family protein; this translates as MFGVPLHLNTSMVLLAVLITILYAVFARRQLGLPPLAGYVIGLGFVVSLLGSVLLHELGHALTARRYGIGVRGITLELLGGYTEMERDAPTPRADLVISLAGPAVSAVLGAAAVAATLALPDRTLLHQLAFQLAVSNVIVAVFNLLPGLPLDGGRALRAAVWTLTRDRHLATEIAGWVGRLVALGTAVAAILLTLYDVLVPLALPLMLLVAVTLWRGAGQSVRAARMSRRFPLVDLSRLARPLFGVPSGTPLAEAHRRRDAHHPPGAALVVVDAAGRPVALVDPARVAAVPPARRPWLAVDEVARSLAGLPALPVGLDGERVVEAVQTHPGAQYVVTSGEDVVGVLHIADLAQLLEPKRKMNT
- a CDS encoding response regulator, with translation MTEGTSRPVRVLLADDQPLLRTGFRMVLGAEDDLDIVAEAGDGAEAVDLARRLLPDVVLMDIRMPRMDGVAATRAIVDARLPVRVLILTTFDLDEYVVGALRAGASGFLAKDVPAEDLVTAIRTVAAGEAVVAPRILRRLLDRFADLLPDPSHTPPKTLASLTEREREVLVQVARGLSNAEIARALSVSETTIKTHVGHVLTKLGLRDRVQAVVLAYETGLVRPRA
- a CDS encoding sensor histidine kinase, whose product is MIEAPPWLRRHPLAVDILAAAGLVLLDVAFTLVTPREFWPRQLPVAIGWSVLCAAPVAVRRVVPWVAVGAAVATLILPAVLGYAPTTQSLTFVVLTYTMAANRSLRPAIVATVVLWVPVMVLNVVAPLESVLEVSPTAAVLNNVLVAVGVFAVGRAVHARRASTEALRERARVAEANQRSLAEQAVADERRRIARELHDVVAHHVSVMGVLATGARRVLRRDPDAADEAIATIEDTSRATLREMRRLLDVLRTDEPVAELTPQPGLAGLAALTEQVREAGLPVTLTVEGTPGPLEEGVTLTVYRIVQEALTNALKHAGPATAQVRLLFGEVWLVVEVTDTGRGPGREPDRIGHGLVGMRERVGLYGGVLHTGRRPGGGFQVRATLPMDQLAADGGPSARHGRRTE
- a CDS encoding neutral zinc metallopeptidase; this translates as MTRGSAGWLGGLLAALVAVGACAVGPVTEGGEGGPQEPGPGVTEGDGATRADTPTNVEDFKRDITSAVRSAETYWSAQFEASGQRFQPVRRIIAYTREGEVSCGGQGLPRNNAVYCSAGDFIAYDVNWAVAAFRQIGDAFLYYLLGHEYAHGVQIRLGVRYEYTIQQELQADCMAGAYLGGSIQAGVLELEDGDLEEFREGLLAVGDDPGQPWFAEGAHGTAEQRTQAFFSGYEKTLSACDLG
- a CDS encoding ABC transporter ATP-binding protein, encoding MTTAVDRQAQVAARASDVWKVYGSGEAQVLALRGVSVEFERGRFTAIMGPSGSGKSTLMHCLAGLDSVTRGTVAIGDTTVTGLKDAGLTKLRRDQVGFIFQQFNLLPTLTAKENILLPLSIAGRKPDPAWYDTVIDTVGLRDRLDHRPAQLSGGQQQRVACARALVSRPDVIFADEPTGNLDSRSGAEVLRFLRNSVREHGQTIVMVTHDPVAAAYADRVVFLADGQIVSELIEPTADTVLDTMKKLDTPVTEVTG
- a CDS encoding GNAT family N-acetyltransferase — protein: MGENIAVRVATPDDVDRLVEVHTQGRLAYYTAGGLSPEEVDSPVWRQERHTGWSRGIESAQQQVWCATLGGEVVGAAAMGLPHAPEVDDGATGQLFQIHVLPDRWGHGVGGLLHGVFLRYLAEVSRPTGFLEVWERNERARSFYARHGWRPDGTSRPGPAGSRYLNLRLAVSAGT
- a CDS encoding RecB family exonuclease; translated protein: MTAQPVTTTTQQETAAVAVPPTVRASLSPSRAADFKTCPLLYRFRSIDRLPERPSMEQARGTLVHAVLERLFDLPAAGRTPTAAGDLVAPQWDRLVTEQPELAALFGDDDDPAARTEFLRSAAALLEGYFTVEDPRRLEPAEREALISAVVDDELLIRGYLDRLDVAPDGALRVVDYKTGGAPRETFEARALFQLKFYALVLWRTRGVVPRVLRLLYLRDAEVCDYTPDAEELARFERTVVALWRAIEQATEQRDFRPRPSRLCDWCSHQALCPTFGGTPPPFPEAGAGDPLQDARSRPAAPGADE
- a CDS encoding ABC transporter permease; this encodes MFRATLKSLLARKVRLILSGLAVVLGVMFVSGSFVLTDTLGRSFDAIFADAFEELDVNVAAKPNIAGGNETPLSAVPFPATVVDQVAAVPGVAEATGMVSADGARLIGGNGKVVGTLGAPQFGQNWLGESDLIQLREGRGPQAADEIAINAGLAEAGKVAVGDRVGVLTLAPKREFTVVGVFGFSGDRDSIGGAQNIAFTTPVAQELMLGKPGTVSSVAVEAAAGVRPEALRDDITAALGDRYDVKTGRQLSDDASAGLKEGLSFFNRILLGFAGVALLVGTFLILNTFSIIVAQRTRELALMRAIGASGRQIIGSVVLEALAVGLLASLLGLAAGVGVGALLAYLFGQLGGDLALAGIAVPPAAVISAFAVGMLITLVAALLPALRAARIPPIAAMQDVATPDRPLTKVTVAGAVVTTIGAALLALGLTGNAGGQTLATILGGVLFAFVGVALLTPLISRPVVSLLGALFAWSVPGKLGRLNSGRNPRRTAITAAALMVGIALVTGVTVILDSAKSSIAGQVEDNLDAELAISGAQTGPRQPTFDPAVVDKAAALPGVSAALGLFNDFAEVDGERRYVNAASDLAAVQRIYGAQATAGSLDTLRPDQIALSEPLAKNRGKAIGDTLTIRYSRGAEHTYTVSAIVPEDQLPGSYLLPRESATDFTVPQAYLALVQLADGADQARVQAQLDALVADSPEVSVVDRAAYVEQQTSGFDQLLTMIQILLTLAIVIAVLGIINTLALSVLERTRELGLLRAIGLRRAQTMRMITVEAVVISVFGALLGIVVGTGLGAAVVEALKDEGITDLVLPWSQMALFLGLAALIGVVAAVVPAIRAARINVLGAIAHD
- a CDS encoding HAD family hydrolase is translated as MLFDMDGTLVDSEKLWDVALYELAAEYGGALSDAARRAMVGTSMAVSMLILHEDLAQPWRDPAASAAWIDARIVELFRTGLRWRPGALALLDAVRVAGVPTALVTSSGRRLVEVALDTLGRHNFDAVVCGDEVESAKPHPEPYLTAARLLGVPIGRCVAIEDSPAGVASAVAAGAAVLAVPAEVPLDAVDGVHLRDSLTGVDLAVLAALLTPPPPPPGSDR